In Paenibacillus sp. BIC5C1, a genomic segment contains:
- a CDS encoding GH32 C-terminal domain-containing protein, giving the protein MLTQVSKAITNLSDWALRGRGNLEDTDEGLRLTSDAGENVMAISATRADNFIYEADLMIQDMKADTSLVFRSNDTGWSSYMLQVVPQTGVIRLRDASGQPGTLNVEHKANLESGGIYHLKVKADGESLQVYWDNRYDPVIDVKDSAYLSGNLGLHVWDGSALFQNVQVSTLNGNIGKTISILGEWQPDLKGYKGKTNAQGKGRVIYEKAGSDFVYEGNISLANASSTAALVFRANADGTKGYEAALIREGEEVRVQLRKADGTVLASSNRKFPSQPGARHHIEVIASGSLIQVYLDGYTPAAVEVTDKSYANGNAGLVVQQGIAYFQDIYVTEESVYYKENYRPQYHYSPIRGSASDPNGLVYYEGEYHLFHQDGGTWAHAVSSDLINWKRLPIALPWNDQGHVWSGSAIADLNNASGLFTDSGGKGLIAYYTSYHPDKPGGNQRIGLAYSTDQGRNWQYAKDRPIVIENPGKNGDDPGSWDFRDPKVVRDEDHNRWVMVVSGGDHIRFFTSTNLLDWTLTDNFGYGDYVRGGVWECPDLIQLPVDGTGQRKWVLMISTGANPKTQGSDAEYFVGQLTADGKFMNDHPAGQVLRTDFGKEFYASMSFANMPDQRKVMLAWMTNWDYPFEFPTSSWKGQLTIPREVSLRTTDEGVRLVQTPITELQTLRHNLYSAQQMIIGPKTKNPLEGLTAGAYEIEAEVEIPANSSVTEFGFQLRQREGQKTTIGYRVNTQNMFVDRTTSGDVSFSDLFTKVHEAPLQPDNRKVKLRIFVDESSIEVFANDGKVVFSDVIFPDPAGRAMAFYSLGGEVKVSSMKVYDLDNIWRKSTSSKSQVIADMQRRTANVGQTQTLYATVEGRPGKGATQPLKWKVSNPKVVQIIHSDKTKATVRAVGGGEAVVTVSTADGKASAQIPITVSSGIFHTNLSGWKSDKSSAQWLISKQGIQGNYSGDTQYIAQETAGDFQYNADLTLGAQGGAGSIVFRASEDGRSGYYLNIDPNLKSIRLFYKVNGKIENRQVLAQIPRFIPKDHTYHIRIQANGPRIQVDVDGERILDLQDGTFAEGHFGLHVFGGNASFQNVNAIHRKEAELEQVMIHNAERPVAVQAVPSEAGEVIKVADEAGNASEGFKWVLVPTGDDSGSYSIRTLSGMSLDWDVGQNRIQLYSYLGYANQRWNISKNADGTMRITSSHNGKALGVSEDGAELVIDEYRQENEYQKWVIKPQ; this is encoded by the coding sequence ATGTTAACCCAAGTGTCTAAGGCAATAACGAATTTGTCAGATTGGGCATTGCGAGGTAGAGGCAATCTGGAAGATACGGATGAAGGACTTCGTCTGACTTCGGATGCAGGGGAGAATGTGATGGCCATATCGGCCACACGAGCCGATAATTTTATCTATGAAGCGGATCTGATGATTCAGGATATGAAAGCGGATACGAGTCTTGTTTTTCGATCCAATGATACAGGTTGGTCTTCATATATGCTGCAAGTGGTTCCCCAGACTGGTGTGATACGTCTGAGAGATGCCAGTGGACAGCCGGGAACGTTAAATGTAGAACATAAAGCAAACCTGGAATCTGGAGGTATCTATCATCTGAAAGTGAAAGCGGACGGAGAGAGCCTGCAGGTATATTGGGATAATCGGTATGACCCGGTGATTGATGTGAAAGACAGTGCCTACTTGTCAGGTAATCTGGGGCTTCATGTGTGGGATGGGTCGGCTTTGTTCCAGAATGTGCAGGTTAGTACCCTGAATGGCAATATCGGCAAAACGATTAGCATCTTAGGTGAATGGCAGCCGGATTTGAAAGGATATAAAGGGAAAACGAACGCGCAGGGGAAAGGGAGAGTCATTTACGAGAAAGCGGGATCTGATTTTGTATATGAAGGAAATATATCTCTTGCCAATGCGAGTAGCACAGCTGCGCTGGTATTCAGGGCAAATGCAGATGGAACGAAGGGATATGAAGCAGCCCTGATTCGGGAGGGAGAAGAAGTTCGGGTACAACTTCGAAAAGCGGACGGTACCGTGCTCGCCAGCTCGAATCGCAAGTTTCCAAGCCAACCGGGAGCGAGGCATCACATCGAAGTTATAGCCTCGGGCAGCTTGATTCAGGTCTATTTAGATGGGTACACGCCTGCCGCTGTTGAGGTCACAGATAAAAGCTACGCTAATGGAAATGCTGGACTTGTCGTTCAACAAGGCATCGCTTATTTTCAGGATATCTATGTGACGGAAGAGTCGGTGTACTACAAGGAGAACTATCGCCCTCAGTACCATTATTCTCCGATTCGGGGATCGGCAAGTGATCCAAACGGACTGGTTTATTACGAAGGTGAATATCATCTGTTTCATCAGGATGGAGGCACCTGGGCTCATGCAGTCAGTTCTGATCTTATTAATTGGAAGCGTTTACCTATTGCGTTGCCCTGGAATGATCAGGGCCATGTATGGTCGGGATCAGCAATTGCTGATCTGAATAATGCCTCCGGTCTGTTCACGGATTCGGGCGGAAAAGGTCTGATTGCGTACTACACTTCCTATCATCCAGATAAACCTGGTGGCAATCAGCGTATCGGTCTCGCCTATAGTACCGATCAAGGCCGGAATTGGCAATACGCCAAAGATCGTCCGATTGTTATTGAGAACCCTGGCAAGAATGGTGATGATCCGGGAAGCTGGGATTTCCGTGATCCGAAGGTCGTCCGGGATGAAGATCACAACCGTTGGGTGATGGTGGTGTCCGGCGGGGATCACATCCGGTTCTTTACTTCAACCAATCTGCTCGATTGGACCTTAACCGATAACTTCGGATATGGCGATTATGTTCGAGGTGGTGTGTGGGAGTGTCCAGATCTGATTCAACTGCCTGTAGATGGAACGGGACAACGTAAGTGGGTGCTTATGATCAGTACAGGGGCTAATCCGAAAACTCAGGGATCAGATGCGGAATATTTTGTAGGCCAGCTAACAGCTGATGGTAAATTCATGAACGATCATCCGGCTGGGCAAGTGTTGAGAACGGACTTTGGTAAGGAGTTTTACGCGTCGATGTCCTTTGCGAATATGCCAGATCAGCGGAAAGTCATGCTTGCATGGATGACGAACTGGGATTATCCGTTTGAATTCCCAACTTCCTCATGGAAAGGACAACTGACCATACCGAGAGAAGTGTCTCTTCGAACGACGGATGAAGGAGTGCGTTTGGTACAAACACCAATTACTGAACTCCAGACTCTGAGGCATAACCTGTATAGTGCACAACAAATGATCATTGGACCAAAAACAAAAAATCCGCTGGAGGGCCTAACGGCAGGGGCGTATGAGATTGAAGCTGAAGTGGAAATTCCGGCCAACAGCTCTGTAACCGAGTTTGGTTTTCAACTGCGTCAAAGAGAAGGGCAGAAGACCACTATAGGATACAGAGTAAATACGCAGAACATGTTCGTGGATCGCACCACCTCGGGGGACGTAAGCTTCTCCGACTTATTTACCAAGGTTCATGAGGCCCCGTTACAACCGGATAATCGAAAGGTGAAGTTACGTATATTCGTCGATGAATCCTCTATTGAGGTCTTTGCCAATGATGGCAAGGTTGTCTTCTCAGATGTCATTTTTCCAGATCCAGCGGGTAGGGCAATGGCTTTTTACAGCCTTGGTGGGGAAGTGAAGGTGAGCTCCATGAAGGTGTATGATTTAGATAACATCTGGAGAAAGAGCACTTCCTCCAAGTCTCAGGTTATTGCAGATATGCAAAGAAGAACGGCGAATGTTGGGCAGACACAAACGCTGTACGCCACGGTGGAAGGCAGACCCGGAAAAGGTGCCACTCAACCGTTGAAATGGAAGGTAAGCAATCCTAAAGTGGTGCAAATCATTCATTCTGATAAAACGAAAGCGACGGTTCGAGCTGTGGGTGGAGGCGAAGCAGTAGTAACGGTATCAACTGCAGACGGCAAAGCTTCTGCCCAAATACCGATAACGGTATCCAGTGGCATATTCCATACCAACTTGTCCGGCTGGAAGTCGGATAAGTCATCTGCTCAATGGCTTATTTCCAAACAAGGCATACAGGGCAACTATAGTGGAGATACACAATACATCGCACAGGAAACGGCAGGGGATTTTCAATATAATGCTGATCTGACGCTGGGTGCTCAGGGTGGAGCAGGGTCTATTGTATTCCGTGCAAGTGAGGATGGACGAAGCGGTTACTATTTAAACATTGACCCGAACCTGAAGTCCATCCGACTATTTTATAAAGTGAATGGAAAAATCGAAAATCGACAGGTGCTTGCTCAAATCCCGAGATTCATTCCTAAAGATCATACGTATCACATCCGGATTCAGGCGAACGGTCCCCGAATTCAGGTTGATGTAGATGGTGAGCGAATTCTGGATCTTCAGGATGGAACGTTTGCCGAAGGACATTTTGGACTTCATGTGTTCGGTGGGAATGCGTCTTTCCAGAATGTGAATGCCATCCATAGGAAGGAAGCAGAATTGGAGCAGGTGATGATTCATAACGCAGAACGTCCCGTTGCGGTTCAAGCTGTTCCATCTGAAGCAGGAGAAGTGATTAAGGTTGCTGACGAGGCAGGGAATGCAAGTGAAGGCTTCAAATGGGTACTTGTACCGACAGGCGATGATTCCGGGTCTTACTCCATTCGAACCTTGAGTGGAATGTCTCTTGATTGGGATGTAGGACAGAATCGTATTCAGCTCTATTCGTATCTGGGTTATGCGAATCAACGCTGGAACATTTCAAAGAATGCCGATGGGACGATGCGCATTACAAGTTCTCATAACGGGAAAGCACTTGGCGTATCCGAGGATGGGGCGGAGCTGGTAATAGATGAGTATCGTCAAGAGAACGAGTATCAAAAGTGGGTTATTAAGCCACAATAA
- a CDS encoding ROK family protein — MRIGAIEAGGTKFVCGVGNERGEIEDWCSFPTEHPENTLAKVIDYFRDKGVAAIGIGSFGPIDLQPDSPTYGYITTTPKPGWENCNVIGALKREFPVPFGWDTDVNAAALGEVTWGAAKGLDNCVYYTIGTGVGIGLVAGGKRVHGLLHPEGGHIRTRRHPEDHFAGLCPYHGDCLEGMAAGPAIQARWQSPGSELPTDHLAWEIESFYIAESITTAILLHSPQKVILGGGVMQQSHLFPMIRDQVVRNLNGYVNAAAITQHIDQYIVQPGLGQHAGLCGALALGLEAMQHET; from the coding sequence ATGCGTATAGGAGCAATAGAAGCTGGTGGAACGAAGTTTGTATGTGGTGTAGGTAACGAGCGAGGGGAAATTGAAGATTGGTGCAGCTTTCCAACGGAACATCCCGAGAACACACTGGCGAAGGTCATCGACTATTTTAGGGACAAAGGGGTGGCGGCGATCGGGATCGGTTCCTTTGGTCCGATTGATCTGCAACCGGATAGCCCTACCTATGGTTACATTACAACAACGCCCAAGCCAGGGTGGGAAAACTGTAATGTTATTGGAGCGTTGAAGCGCGAATTCCCGGTTCCCTTCGGATGGGATACGGATGTGAATGCAGCGGCCCTTGGAGAAGTCACTTGGGGAGCGGCAAAGGGACTGGACAATTGTGTGTATTATACGATCGGCACAGGTGTTGGGATTGGACTTGTGGCGGGAGGTAAACGTGTGCATGGGTTGCTGCACCCAGAGGGTGGGCACATCCGGACGAGACGGCACCCGGAGGATCATTTTGCCGGATTATGTCCGTATCATGGCGATTGCCTGGAGGGAATGGCTGCGGGCCCAGCCATTCAAGCCCGCTGGCAGAGCCCTGGCAGCGAACTCCCGACAGACCACCTGGCTTGGGAGATCGAATCTTTTTACATTGCGGAGTCCATCACAACGGCCATTCTGCTTCACTCCCCTCAAAAGGTCATCTTGGGCGGAGGGGTGATGCAGCAAAGTCATCTGTTTCCCATGATCCGGGATCAGGTTGTACGGAATCTGAATGGTTATGTGAATGCAGCCGCAATAACGCAACATATTGACCAATATATTGTTCAGCCTGGATTGGGCCAGCACGCAGGACTATGCGGCGCCCTCGCATTGGGTTTAGAAGCAATGCAGCATGAAACATAG
- a CDS encoding glycoside hydrolase family 32 protein, with the protein MSTISTIDYRGVYHFSPKEKWMNDPNGMVFFKGEYHLFYQHHPFGTTWGPMHWGHAVTKDLVTWEELPVALAPDELGMIFSGSAVVDWNNTSEFFDDEPGLVAIFTHHQEVPNDHPIQRQSLAYSKDSGRTWMKYEGNPVLEHESFVDFRDPKVFWHEQTKEWVMIIACGQTVCLYHSPNLKDWTLGSEFGAGIGSHDGVWECPDLFPLAVDGDASQEKWVMLVSIGADPAFKEGSRTQYFTGDFDGLTFVPDEASHTVRWLDHGRDNYAGVSWSDIPEEDGRRLFMGWMSNWMYANQTPTEGYRGAMTIARELTLEKRDGEVLLVQRPARELKHARTPVLSLRNASISQVSEQLNTLRLVNYEIYAEWASDQSVQFALRSGADNETLIGVDASQNEVYVDRSRSGISGFHEHFMGRHAAGLKAVDGNQHLRIYVDYSSVEVFANDGQAVITDLIYPDVGSEGISVQSENKDVVFASLHIYELSPIRVECQSE; encoded by the coding sequence ATGTCTACCATTTCAACAATCGATTACCGGGGCGTCTATCACTTCTCACCCAAGGAGAAGTGGATGAATGACCCGAATGGCATGGTATTTTTCAAAGGTGAGTATCACCTGTTCTATCAGCATCACCCGTTTGGCACAACCTGGGGACCAATGCATTGGGGACATGCGGTGACCAAGGATCTGGTTACCTGGGAAGAGCTTCCTGTAGCTTTGGCGCCGGATGAACTTGGCATGATATTCTCCGGCAGTGCCGTGGTGGACTGGAACAATACGTCCGAATTCTTTGACGATGAGCCAGGACTGGTGGCTATTTTCACCCATCATCAGGAGGTGCCAAACGATCATCCAATTCAGCGACAGAGCCTTGCTTATAGTAAGGACAGTGGCAGAACATGGATGAAATACGAGGGGAATCCGGTGCTGGAGCATGAGTCGTTCGTGGATTTCCGTGATCCCAAAGTGTTCTGGCACGAGCAGACCAAGGAATGGGTTATGATTATCGCTTGTGGTCAGACGGTATGTCTGTACCATTCTCCCAATCTGAAGGATTGGACATTGGGCAGTGAATTCGGCGCCGGGATAGGTTCGCATGATGGCGTTTGGGAGTGCCCTGATCTGTTCCCGCTGGCCGTGGATGGGGATGCGAGCCAGGAGAAATGGGTGATGCTCGTCAGCATTGGTGCAGATCCGGCCTTTAAGGAGGGCTCCAGGACGCAGTACTTCACTGGAGATTTTGATGGGCTTACATTTGTTCCAGATGAAGCTTCCCACACCGTTCGCTGGCTTGATCATGGTCGGGATAATTACGCAGGGGTCAGTTGGTCCGACATTCCGGAAGAAGACGGCAGACGCCTGTTTATGGGATGGATGAGCAATTGGATGTATGCCAATCAGACACCAACCGAAGGTTACCGCGGTGCGATGACGATTGCAAGAGAGCTGACATTGGAGAAAAGGGACGGAGAAGTCCTGCTGGTTCAGCGTCCTGCACGCGAGCTCAAGCACGCCCGTACGCCAGTACTGTCCTTACGGAATGCTTCCATCAGTCAAGTGAGTGAGCAGTTGAACACCTTGCGCCTAGTAAACTATGAGATTTATGCGGAATGGGCTTCTGATCAGTCTGTTCAATTTGCATTACGAAGTGGTGCGGACAACGAAACGCTCATTGGTGTGGACGCTAGCCAGAATGAGGTATATGTTGATCGCAGTCGATCGGGTATATCGGGTTTTCATGAACATTTCATGGGTCGCCATGCAGCTGGATTAAAAGCAGTGGACGGAAACCAACATCTGCGTATTTATGTGGATTACTCATCCGTAGAGGTATTTGCCAATGACGGTCAAGCGGTTATTACGGATCTGATCTATCCGGATGTAGGTTCCGAGGGAATCTCTGTTCAGTCCGAAAATAAGGATGTAGTATTTGCTTCGCTTCATATCTACGAGCTATCCCCCATCCGGGTTGAATGTCAGTCGGAATAA
- a CDS encoding ABC transporter substrate-binding protein, whose protein sequence is MKKVNKSRKAATTASISMLSAMLLLSACGGGGGGAASEAQSPDGKVTLNFITQSSPLAPADPNEKLINKRLEEKTNVHINWKNYTSDVFAEKRNLAVASGDLPDAIFDAGYGDYDLLKLAKDGAIIPLEDMIEQYMPNLQKVLEEAPEYKSMITAPDGHIYSFPWIEELGSGKQRIQAVDDLPWINVEWLNKLGLKMPTTTEELKQVLIAFKTQDPNGNGKADEIPLSFINKPGGEDLTFLFAAFGLGENWDHTVVTNDGKVVFTAADEGYKEAVKYIHELVQEGLVDVEAYQQDWNTYLAKGKDNKYGMYFTWDKANITGMNDTYDILPPVAGPNGEINVTRTNGIGLDRGRMVVTSSNKNLESTAKWVDQLYDPLQSVQNNWGTYGDETQQNIFEFDEAKGMLKHLPLEGAAPVELRQKTSIAGPLAILDSYYDKYTTKPEDAAWRMDLLDKYMVPHMKAENVYPSVFFSIDELDRLSTIETDLFAYVLRMRTEWYQNGKIDQEWDAYLKELDRLGLQEWLQIKQAGYDRNTQ, encoded by the coding sequence ATGAAAAAAGTGAACAAGTCCAGAAAAGCCGCTACAACGGCATCCATCTCCATGTTGTCAGCCATGCTCCTGCTCTCGGCGTGTGGAGGGGGAGGAGGCGGTGCAGCGAGTGAAGCCCAGTCGCCTGATGGCAAAGTGACATTGAATTTTATAACACAGAGTTCTCCGCTGGCCCCTGCTGATCCGAATGAGAAGCTGATTAACAAGAGACTCGAAGAGAAAACCAATGTGCATATCAACTGGAAGAACTATACGAGTGATGTGTTTGCGGAAAAAAGAAACCTGGCGGTAGCCAGCGGTGATTTGCCCGATGCCATCTTTGACGCAGGTTATGGGGATTATGATCTCCTGAAACTGGCTAAGGATGGAGCCATCATTCCACTGGAGGACATGATTGAGCAATACATGCCGAATCTGCAAAAGGTGCTGGAGGAAGCTCCCGAATACAAGAGCATGATTACGGCACCAGACGGACATATTTATTCCTTTCCCTGGATTGAGGAGCTCGGAAGTGGCAAGCAGCGTATACAGGCGGTTGATGACTTGCCCTGGATCAACGTGGAATGGCTGAACAAGCTCGGACTGAAGATGCCAACGACAACCGAAGAACTGAAACAAGTGCTGATTGCGTTCAAAACCCAGGACCCGAACGGCAATGGCAAGGCTGACGAAATTCCGTTGTCCTTCATTAACAAGCCGGGTGGAGAAGATCTGACATTTTTATTTGCAGCATTTGGACTCGGGGAGAACTGGGACCACACCGTGGTGACCAACGATGGAAAAGTGGTCTTCACGGCAGCGGATGAAGGCTACAAAGAAGCGGTCAAATACATTCACGAACTGGTTCAGGAAGGTCTTGTGGATGTGGAAGCCTATCAGCAGGATTGGAATACGTATCTGGCCAAGGGCAAAGACAACAAGTATGGCATGTACTTCACTTGGGATAAGGCCAACATTACAGGCATGAATGATACCTATGATATTCTGCCTCCGGTTGCTGGTCCCAATGGAGAAATTAATGTCACACGTACAAACGGTATTGGTCTAGACCGGGGACGCATGGTTGTTACGAGCAGCAATAAAAATCTGGAATCCACAGCGAAGTGGGTGGACCAATTGTACGATCCGCTCCAATCCGTGCAGAACAACTGGGGAACTTACGGTGATGAGACACAGCAGAATATTTTTGAATTCGATGAAGCCAAAGGCATGCTGAAGCATCTGCCGCTGGAAGGCGCTGCACCTGTAGAGCTCAGACAGAAAACGAGTATTGCAGGACCACTGGCTATCCTCGACAGTTACTATGACAAATACACGACCAAACCGGAAGATGCTGCATGGCGTATGGACCTGCTTGATAAATATATGGTTCCGCATATGAAAGCAGAAAACGTCTATCCAAGTGTATTTTTCTCAATCGATGAACTCGACCGCCTTTCCACCATTGAGACTGATCTGTTCGCCTATGTGCTGCGTATGCGCACGGAATGGTACCAGAATGGAAAGATCGATCAGGAGTGGGACGCTTATCTGAAAGAGCTGGATCGTCTGGGATTACAAGAGTGGCTGCAGATTAAACAAGCGGGATATGACCGCAACACCCAATAA
- a CDS encoding carbohydrate ABC transporter permease: MVVKHTGLDRLILALNAIFLTCAVLVVVVPLIYIVVASFMDPTVLLNRGLSFNVSDWSLDGYQMILSNPAMIRGFANAVLYSVSFALVTVTVSIFAGYALSDERLAGRGFFMIIFIITMFFGGGLIPTYLLVRNLGMLDTVWAIIIPGAVNVWNIILSRTFFKGVPRELKEAANVDGASEMKIFFQIVIPLSKPIIFVLALYAFVGQWNSYFDAMIYLDNPNLHPLQLVLRSILIQNQAAPGMISDQLAMAELKRLSEMIKYSAIVISSLPLIIMYPFFQKYFEKGVMVGSLK; encoded by the coding sequence ATGGTAGTCAAACATACAGGACTGGATCGTCTGATCCTCGCGCTGAACGCGATTTTTCTCACCTGTGCCGTACTGGTTGTGGTTGTCCCCCTGATTTATATCGTAGTTGCCTCATTCATGGACCCAACGGTGCTGCTGAACCGTGGACTGTCCTTCAATGTGTCCGACTGGAGTCTGGATGGGTATCAGATGATTTTGTCCAATCCGGCCATGATTCGAGGGTTTGCCAATGCGGTGCTGTACTCGGTTTCCTTTGCACTCGTGACGGTGACCGTCTCGATATTTGCAGGGTATGCCTTGTCTGACGAAAGGTTGGCTGGGCGAGGATTTTTCATGATTATATTTATCATCACGATGTTCTTCGGTGGCGGTTTGATTCCTACCTATCTGCTTGTTCGTAATCTCGGCATGCTGGACACGGTATGGGCCATTATCATCCCAGGCGCAGTCAACGTCTGGAACATCATTCTCTCCAGAACCTTCTTCAAAGGGGTACCGCGAGAACTGAAAGAAGCTGCCAATGTGGATGGAGCCTCCGAGATGAAGATTTTCTTTCAGATCGTCATTCCGTTATCGAAACCCATCATTTTTGTCCTCGCGTTGTACGCGTTTGTAGGGCAGTGGAATTCCTATTTTGACGCCATGATCTATCTGGATAATCCGAACCTCCATCCGTTACAGCTCGTTCTGCGCTCCATTCTGATTCAGAATCAGGCTGCACCGGGCATGATCAGTGATCAGCTTGCGATGGCTGAACTGAAACGGCTCTCGGAAATGATCAAATATTCAGCCATTGTCATTTCGAGTCTGCCACTCATCATCATGTATCCGTTCTTTCAGAAATATTTCGAAAAAGGTGTCATGGTAGGTTCACTTAAATAG
- a CDS encoding ABC transporter permease: protein MQQFKKNYFLYLLLAPALILTLIFKYIPMYGAIIAFKDFSPIKGIMGSEWVGLKHFEKFLASPNFDVIFMNTLKLSFFGLIFSFPVPILLALMLNQVRKAGVKKNIQLFLYAPNFISVVVVVGMLFIFLSPTGPINQFATWITGQPIMFMSEPEYFRWIYILSDIWTGAGWASIIYVAALANVDPELHNAANLDGANLIQRIRHIDLPTIRPIMAIVFILAAGGIMSIGFEKAYLMQTSMNLPSSEIIATYVYKVGLQSGDYAYSAAVGLFNSVINVILLVTVNLIVKKLNEGEGLY from the coding sequence ATGCAGCAGTTCAAAAAGAATTATTTTTTGTATTTGTTACTCGCACCAGCTCTGATCCTGACCCTTATCTTCAAATACATCCCGATGTACGGAGCCATTATTGCATTTAAGGATTTTAGTCCGATCAAAGGCATCATGGGCAGTGAGTGGGTAGGTTTGAAGCATTTTGAGAAGTTTTTAGCTTCGCCCAATTTTGATGTCATTTTTATGAATACGCTTAAACTTAGCTTTTTTGGATTGATATTCAGCTTTCCTGTACCGATTTTGCTTGCACTCATGCTCAATCAGGTACGTAAGGCCGGAGTGAAGAAAAACATCCAATTGTTTCTGTATGCCCCCAATTTCATCTCGGTTGTTGTCGTTGTGGGTATGCTGTTCATCTTTCTATCCCCGACAGGACCGATTAACCAGTTCGCCACTTGGATTACCGGTCAGCCAATCATGTTCATGTCCGAGCCGGAATATTTCCGCTGGATATACATTTTGTCGGATATCTGGACCGGGGCGGGTTGGGCTTCCATCATCTATGTCGCTGCTTTGGCCAATGTCGATCCGGAACTTCACAATGCAGCCAATCTGGATGGAGCGAATCTCATTCAGCGTATTCGCCATATCGACCTTCCGACGATTCGACCGATTATGGCCATCGTATTTATTCTTGCCGCTGGCGGGATCATGTCGATTGGATTTGAGAAGGCCTACTTGATGCAGACGTCGATGAACCTGCCTTCCTCTGAGATCATTGCCACGTATGTCTACAAGGTGGGCTTGCAGTCCGGAGATTACGCTTATTCTGCGGCAGTGGGATTGTTCAACTCGGTCATCAATGTCATTTTGCTGGTTACTGTGAATCTGATCGTGAAGAAATTGAATGAAGGCGAAGGCCTCTATTAG
- a CDS encoding LacI family DNA-binding transcriptional regulator, with the protein MAKEKITIQDIADALGISRNTASKALNDSGNIPDETRNRVIKKAIELKYKQFAYMENEHVLTKAPSNIALLTENLPNTSHFGSMLISGLEKRISAEGYNLSIHIVREVDQDSLTLPNNFDISNVDGIICIELFDLKYTQLITDLGIPTIFIDCASDICYPEFHADLLLMENEHSTYQLTRKLIESGYNHIGFAGDYNHCKSFNERWVGYQRAMLEAGLQVDPSQCIVDDDRLFFSKPGWLNERVAELKSLPDAYVCANDFIAVELIRALRARNITVPQDIVICGFDNAPESRIIEPPLTTVHIYSNEMGIKAAEMLLSRIDNPSQPYQVSHIVTKPIIRESTPTMMKANPQTV; encoded by the coding sequence ATGGCAAAAGAAAAAATCACGATACAGGACATCGCGGATGCTTTGGGCATCTCCCGGAATACAGCTTCCAAAGCCTTGAATGATAGCGGAAATATCCCGGATGAGACACGTAATCGTGTAATTAAAAAAGCAATTGAACTTAAATATAAACAGTTTGCCTATATGGAAAATGAGCATGTTCTAACCAAGGCTCCAAGCAATATCGCCCTGTTAACAGAGAATCTGCCCAATACATCCCACTTTGGTTCGATGTTAATCAGTGGTCTGGAGAAAAGAATCAGCGCAGAAGGATACAATCTCTCCATTCATATCGTGCGTGAGGTAGATCAGGACTCACTTACACTTCCCAACAATTTTGATATTTCCAACGTGGACGGTATCATTTGCATTGAATTGTTTGATCTGAAATATACTCAGCTTATTACTGATCTCGGAATTCCCACGATCTTCATCGATTGCGCTTCCGACATATGTTATCCGGAATTTCATGCCGATTTGCTGTTGATGGAGAACGAGCACAGCACGTATCAGTTAACCAGAAAATTAATTGAGAGTGGATACAACCATATTGGATTTGCCGGGGATTACAATCATTGCAAAAGCTTCAACGAACGTTGGGTAGGATACCAGCGGGCTATGCTGGAGGCGGGTTTGCAGGTCGATCCATCCCAATGCATTGTGGATGATGACCGCCTGTTCTTCTCGAAGCCCGGCTGGTTGAACGAGCGAGTGGCAGAACTGAAGTCGCTGCCGGATGCGTATGTATGTGCCAACGACTTTATCGCCGTCGAACTCATCAGAGCGTTGAGAGCGAGGAATATTACTGTTCCTCAGGATATTGTAATATGCGGATTCGATAATGCGCCTGAATCACGGATTATTGAGCCTCCATTAACAACTGTGCATATTTACAGCAACGAAATGGGCATCAAAGCTGCGGAGATGCTGTTATCCCGAATTGACAATCCGTCACAGCCTTATCAGGTCTCGCATATCGTGACCAAACCGATCATACGGGAGTCCACACCCACTATGATGAAGGCCAATCCACAGACCGTTTAA